The DNA sequence GCAACTGGCAAAAGGAATGCGCCCGCTTCACCCCAGACTTGCGCGTCTACGTGCACCATGGACCGAACCGGGCGAAAAACGATGCGTTCGTGCAAACGGCAGGCGAGGCCGATCTCGTCATTACGTCTTACAACCTTGCTCATTTGGACCAAGACGATTTAAAACAGATTCATTGGCATGCGATTTGCCTTGATGAAGCGCAAAACATTAAAAACGCGCAAACAAAACAAGCGCGCGCCATCCGCCGCTTGAGCGGAAAACATAAAATCGCCTTATCCGGCACGCCGGTTGAAAACCGTCTCGGCGAACTTTGGAGCATCTTCCACTTCCTCAACCCTGGCTATCTCGGCAGCCGTGCGGAGTTTGAGCGGCGCTTTGCCGGGCCGATTGAAAAAGAAGGAGATGCCCGCAAAAAAGCGGCGCTGCAGACGCTCATCCGCCCATTTCTCTTGCGGCGGACGAAAACGGATGAAGCGGTTGCGCTCAACTTGCCGGATAAGCTTGAACAAAAAGAGTATTGCCCGCTCACGGCCGAACAGGCTGCCTTGTACGAGCAGCTCGTCAACGACACACTCGAACGGGCAAAGGAAGCCAGTCCGTTTGCGCGGCGCGGCTTGATTTTGCAAATGCTAAACGGTGTGAAGCAAATTTGCGACCATCCGGCGCTGTATTTGAAAGAACGCCGCCCCCGCCAGCTCGTTGAACGGTCGCACAAGCTCGAAAAGCTCATCGAACTGATCGAGCAAATTCGCGCCAACGACGAATCGTGCCTCATCTTCACGCAATACGTGCGAATGGGCGAGATGATCCAACAGCTGCTTTCCGACCTGTTTGATGAGCGGGTGTTGTTTTTGCACGGAGGCGTCCCGAAACAAACGCGCGATCGAATGATCGAAGAGTTTCAAGCACGAAAAGCGCCGATTTCCTTTTATCGCTCAAAGCAGGCGGCACCGGGCTCAACTTAACAGCTGCCAACCACGTCATCCATTTCGACCGTTGGTGGAACCCGGCGGTGGAAAACCAGGCGACCGACCGCGCCTACCGCATCGGACAGACGAAATTCGTCCACGTCCATAAATTGATCACCGTCGGGACAATCGAAGAAAAAATCGACGAGATGCTCGAACAAAAACAAGCGCTCGCCGACATCATCACCGAAGGCGAGGCATGGATCACCGAACTGTCCGATGACGAACTGCGCGACTTGCTCGCCTTATCGGCCGCAGCGAAAGGAGGCGCTTGAGCATGGCGGAAGAAAAACGAAAGCGCAAGAAAAAAACGGCGGAAAACCCGTGGGAAAAGCTGCTGAAGCGGATGGAAGAAAAGTTGAAAGAGCGAGAAAAGCGGCAAAAGCAACCTTGACACTCCACACGGCTAAAGCCGTGGGATTCTTGGGTCGTTCGCGTCCTCATCCATTTCTGGTTCGGACAACGCCCAAATTCAGGGGTGTGTCATCACCCCGTCCCATCGGGTTAGAGTGTACCCCGATGGGCGGCGCACCTGTGACCAGTGCGCTAGGTTCGACGGCAAAGCCCGAAATCGCTTTGGCGATGTTGATGGCGCCATTCAAGTCGGCGTGGAGAGTGTATCCACACCTTTGGCATCGGAAGCGGATGCCGTTTCGGTTCGCTTTCTCTCGATGACCACATTTACACGTTTGGCTCGTGTAGGTTGGATTCACCCACTCCACCCGAATGCCCGCCATTTCCGCTTTATAGGCGATCATCGTTTGCAATTGATGGAACGCCCAAGCATGAAGGCTTCGCCCCGCTTCTTTGGCCGATTTTGCCCGTTTCCGAATCCCCGTCAACTCTTCCATCCGAATCACGCCAACACCGTTAGCGAGGGCAAAATTTACGATTTGACGGCTGATTTTGTGATTTTGATCCTTCATCCAGCGGGACTCTTTACGGCCGATTTTGCGAATCATATGAAGCTTCTTGGCTTGGCCCAGCCTTCGCCGCAAAGCTAAAGAGCGTGGGCTTTCTCGTTCGCGAATCTGTAAAGGGACATCACCCGGGCGATGAACATCCTGTTGGACACAAAAAAACTCCATAAGCACGTATTGCTCTTGGTCCAGCCATGAAAAGGGCCAGTCCAGACGCACGTGTGTTCATCGAAACATCTCATGGGCAACGTTTTGCCCTTCACCCGGGCATGAACATGAATCATCAAGGCACGCGCATTTTCACGGAAAGGTTCATGGGCAGCACGCTTTGTCCTCCACCCGGGGATGAAAATCACGCGCCAGTCCTGCATTTTCACGAAAACAGCGCGGGATTGATCCCACGCTGTTCGCTTTCAAGCCATCCTCTCAGCGCCTTGTCAACGAAACAATTCGGGCATGTCGATTGCAAGCCCCGGAAAATACACAGACCATCAAGAGAAGGTCTATCGCGCCGATCCTTTCGCTAAACGGAAGCGTACATTCGGTCGAGCTCTTGCGCTTCGTATTTCGCAAACGGGTCGATGAGCGAAATTTTTTGCGCCTCGGCGTCGCCGACGCCGGCGTACAGCTCAGCCGTGCCGTCGCCTTTGCGGATGAGTCCGCCGCTAAAGACAACGTTCGCCAAATCCGGCCGTTTCGCCGGACCATCCAAAAAGTGGGAGCGAAGCGCAAGCAATTGCAGCTCTGAACGCTCCATCGTCTCCGGGTTCAACACGAACACCATCGGGTAGTAATGGCGGTTGCCGTGCTCGTCAAAGCAAGCGATATGGCCAAGCGCCCCCACAAGCCCGTTCGCCAGCAAATGCGCCTCATTCACGCCGCCCCATTCTTCATCCATAAATTGGGCGTCCAAAATCGGCGCGGCCTCAATCACGTCCGGCGTCAACTCATCGAGCGAGAAAATGCGGGTGAACCCGATTTTCCCGCGTCCGCCTTTTTCCCCTTGCGGCCGGGTGAACACGCCGATCGAGCCATCTTTCAGCTCGACAAGGCGAATGTCCTTCATTCCGTCCGGCCCTTCGGCGAACTTTTTCAAACTGCGAATATTGCGGCCGCGGTAAAAGACCGTCCGCCAGCTCAGCTCGCCGTCAAACACCGGATGCGGAAACGTCTCCACGCCGCCGAACACCAACTGACCGTGAATGCGCGCCACAAACGGATCCTGCAAGGCGAACACCGGCGCCCCGTCACGAGGAACCCAGACGCCGTCGCGCTCGACGAAAAAGTACACTTCCGATTGCTCGCTGTCGCGCGCCTCGACGCGCCCAGCGATCACCCATTCTCCTTCATCCACAAACGGTGCAGAAATATTGTAAACGTCCCGGTCCCCGACACCCGCAAAGCGAAGCTTTTCCGGCTCAAACGGCTGCGGGGCCGAACGAAATTCGTCTACTAACACTTGACATGTCTTTAATGTTGGCAATGAGAATAACATGATTCATCCCTCCGGATGGCGCCAAAAACGCCCACATTGGCATTTTTGGCTGTTTTTCCTGATCGCGGTTCGAACAGGAAACGTTCTCCAACTTCCTTTCATGCCAGTCTAATCAATCGGACATGGATGGCTGCGCCACCTCCTAGGCTAGGCAAGGAAGTCAATGAAACTGGTTTGTGTGTTATATTATAATATGATATGAAGGATTGTGAAACACGTTATTCTTTGCCAAAAAAAGAAGGGCCAATCGTCTGTCAAGGCCCTTTTTTTCTTATTTTTATTTAATATGAATCAACCATTTGGATAAATGACTCGTCGATATCAACGACCACAAATTCCACATCCTCAACCGGCGCGAGCACCTCGCGAAATAACCTAGCCACTCTCGCTTTGTCAAGCCGGCCGACTCCGGTTCCCAAGGCCGGCAACGCCACCTTCTTGATTCCGTTCTCCCGACAGTGCGCGACAAGCCGCTCGAGACACGCCCGAACGATGTCATACGACGTCGCCCCTGCAGGCTGCTTCATCGTCACTAAGTGAAGGACCCCGCGAAACGGCAGCGAGCCTGCTCCTGTCACGTACAAATCGCCGGGCTTAGGGTCTTGCGCTTGACAGACGCGGATCGCTTCCTCCTCGATCACACGTCCCCCCGCCCGACGGATCGCCGCCGCCACGCCGCCGCCCATCGGCCCGATGCCGTTGGCGGCATTGCAAATGTACTCGACTCCTTCCACTTTGGTCAGATCGCCGACCATGGCACGAATCATCCGAACCCCTCCTTAGCCATGTTTATTCCCCCGCTTCCTCCGCCTCCATAAGCTCATCCAGAACACGGTTGATGGCAGACGATGCTTCATCGATGGCTTCCACTTGTATGAACTGCAATTCATCATCGATAATGCTTCGATAGCAGAATCTCCTTTTTGTCTTCATCCCTAAAAAACGACAAGCTGTCATGCAAAACATGAAATGCGACCGACTGATGGTTGAATTAGCTGCTCTTCGATCCCTTCGCCTCGGCCACCACCCGCTCCAAAAACGAAAGCAAATCGGCGCGCAGCTCCTCGTTTTGCAAGGCAAATTCAATCGTCGTTTCGATAAAGCCGAGCTTCTCGCCGACATCGTACCGTTTTCCTTCAAACTCGTAGGCAAAGACGCGCTGAATTTCATTCAGCCGCCCGATCGCATCGGTGAGCTGAATCTCCCCGCCTGCGCCGACTTCCTGCTTCTCCAAAAACAAGAAAATTTCCGGCGTCAACACGTACCGCCCGACGATCGCGAGGTTCGACGGCGCTGTGCCCGGAGCGGGTTTTTCGACAAAGCGGCGCACTTGGTAGCGCCGTCCCTTCTGCTCGAGCGGGTCGATGATCCCGTAACGGTGCGTCTCTTCCTCCGGCACGCGCTTGACGCCGATCACCGAGCTGAACGTTTGTTCGTATTGCTCAATGAGCTGTTTTAAACAAGGTTTTTCCGCTTGGACGATATCATCGCCCAACAACACCGCAAACGGCTCGTCTCCGATGAAATTGCGCGCGCACCAAACAGCATGCCCCAGCCCTTTTGGCTCTTTTTGGCGAATGTAGTGGATGTCCACTTTTGATGGCTCTTTTACTTTCTCAAGCAAGTCCAATTTTCCTTTTTGCTTCAGCAGCTGCTCGAGCTCAAACGCATAGTCAAAATGGTCTTCAATCGCCCGCTTCCCTTTCCCGGTGACGATGATGATGTCCTCAATGCCTGATGCCATCGCCTCTTCAACAATATATTGAATCGTCGGCTTATCGACAATCGGAAGCATCTCCTTCGGCATGGCCTTTGTCGCCGGCAAAAACCGCGTCCCAAGGCCCGCTGCCGGAATGATCGCTTTGCGCACTTTTTTCATGATTCCGTCCCCCTCTTCTAGCCGATAATGACTCGTTCTTTCGGGTAATGGTAGCTATCTTTCACCGCTCGGCCGCGGACAAGCCATAAAAACGAAATGATGCCGACCCGGCCGATGAACATGACGATCACCAACACCAACTTGCCAAACGGGCTGAGCTCAGAGGTAATGCCGAGCGACAGCCCGGTCGTCCCAAACGCTGAACATACTTCAAACAAAAGCATAACGACAGGAAGCGACGATTCCGAGACGGAAAGCGCAAAAACCGCCGCAAAACAAAGGAACAGCGCACCGATAAAGACAACAAACGATTTTAAAATATCTTCCTCATGAATTTCACGCCCGAACACTTTGACCGCTGAGCGCCCTTTCGCATAATGCCAAACCGTTAACAAAATCACCGCCAACGTCGTCGTCCGGATGCCCCCGCCAACGCTGCTCGGGGAAGCACCGATAAACATCATCGCGCTCAAAAGCAATAACGTCGGGTCGG is a window from the Geobacillus stearothermophilus ATCC 12980 genome containing:
- the galU gene encoding UTP--glucose-1-phosphate uridylyltransferase GalU; the encoded protein is MKKVRKAIIPAAGLGTRFLPATKAMPKEMLPIVDKPTIQYIVEEAMASGIEDIIIVTGKGKRAIEDHFDYAFELEQLLKQKGKLDLLEKVKEPSKVDIHYIRQKEPKGLGHAVWCARNFIGDEPFAVLLGDDIVQAEKPCLKQLIEQYEQTFSSVIGVKRVPEEETHRYGIIDPLEQKGRRYQVRRFVEKPAPGTAPSNLAIVGRYVLTPEIFLFLEKQEVGAGGEIQLTDAIGRLNEIQRVFAYEFEGKRYDVGEKLGFIETTIEFALQNEELRADLLSFLERVVAEAKGSKSS
- a CDS encoding macro domain-containing protein codes for the protein MIRAMVGDLTKVEGVEYICNAANGIGPMGGGVAAAIRRAGGRVIEEEAIRVCQAQDPKPGDLYVTGAGSLPFRGVLHLVTMKQPAGATSYDIVRACLERLVAHCRENGIKKVALPALGTGVGRLDKARVARLFREVLAPVEDVEFVVVDIDESFIQMVDSY
- a CDS encoding MTP-1 family protein, with protein sequence MLFSLPTLKTCQVLVDEFRSAPQPFEPEKLRFAGVGDRDVYNISAPFVDEGEWVIAGRVEARDSEQSEVYFFVERDGVWVPRDGAPVFALQDPFVARIHGQLVFGGVETFPHPVFDGELSWRTVFYRGRNIRSLKKFAEGPDGMKDIRLVELKDGSIGVFTRPQGEKGGRGKIGFTRIFSLDELTPDVIEAAPILDAQFMDEEWGGVNEAHLLANGLVGALGHIACFDEHGNRHYYPMVFVLNPETMERSELQLLALRSHFLDGPAKRPDLANVVFSGGLIRKGDGTAELYAGVGDAEAQKISLIDPFAKYEAQELDRMYASV